Genomic DNA from Macadamia integrifolia cultivar HAES 741 chromosome 6, SCU_Mint_v3, whole genome shotgun sequence:
TGAAGTGTAATTGGACTATGGTAGGTGTGTAACAAGATCTAGTGTTCAAGTTTTGGAGTAACTGAGAAAACTTTCTAGCATTAACAGAACAACATTGGAGCATTAATGGCATTGAAAAATAGGTTACAAACTAAGCCCAACTGGTTTGTCATGATAAGGTATCTCAGAAGGTAAAGTTGAATCACAGctgaaagattaaaaaaaaaaaaaaaatctggaacAGTGGTATCAATTCGTTGTCTTCTTCTGTTGTTGAAGTTGTGGCTTAAATAGAATAGGGATCAGAATTCAAGAAGTGCTTTCTTTTATCAAGCACATGGCTTTCTTATAGTTATTCTTATATTGACATATCTACAGATTTCCTCAAATCACTGTTAAAGATTAATTCTTTTCAATGCTACTAAATTTTCTGTAACTTCTAGTATGAATTTCTCACTAACAAGGCATAGGCTAAAGCTCTTGTATCAGGTTCTGAATAAAGCACTCAGAAGTTGGCATggaaggaagggggggggggataactTGAATGGTGCAGGTCACAGGCAGCTGTTGGGGCTACAATTGCATTCATGAGTGGCCCTTAAGTGGCTGGAGAAAACCCATGATTTACTGCTTTGGATGGGTTCAATGTCAAAGCATAACTACATGTTCTACACACATGTACAGATGCTCCAAAGGAGCTGCAGCTTGATCTTTTGTCTTGACATTCTCCAACATAATGTCTTGTGTGATCCCGTTTCCACACTTAACATTGTAGTTGTCATTAGACGAAATAGTAAATCGGTCGATGAACCTTTTTGCATCCAACTCTTTCAAGTTCTTTCTATTTAGTATGAACTGTAAATTATAATGTTCTACGATGTGCTGAACCATTCAGGTTGGGGAGGATGATGAATACTGGTCTATGAGTTTGTTGGTACAATAACATGACCTGTGCACAGTGATGCAAGTATGTGGAGCAGCAATCTTATGTCTCCCTTGCTCAAGATAAGAACCAAAAAATTTCCCCCATTTTTCTTATGGATAACTAAATtgtatttcaaataaaatgaaaggaaGTAGATCAGCAAAGTGATAATGACAAGAAGAACAAAGGACAGCACCTcccaaaggaaaaagaaaaaaagtggggTTAGGTGGGGGGGATTTATTTTCCATTGTAGAATTTCAGCCAAAAGATTTGACTActattttatgtttttggaCGGTGAATTGTGTTCATATACATTCTACCTCAGCAGAAAAGTGTGGATGGAGATTTCTTGTGACTTTTGGGTCCATTGAGCCTTTATTATGGATTTTTATGGTGCCAGTAATGATGAGCCTCTATCTCACCATGATTTTCGGCGTAAATTCTCTTTCCCACAAAGTATCAACCTGAAACAGGTGCTAGAATTTGGTTTCCCTTATTGCAGGCACTTCCAGAAAACAAAATTCACTGTGCTTCTACCATTGGGGGACTCTGCATTATTCTTCTATTTAGGTGGATGTAGATGTACTTACCAAAAGAAATGTTTGGTTGTACTTGGCTTCTTATTGTTGGATGGTCTAGAGCTTAGATATTCTGTAAAGAAAGGTTCCAGGAATAAGTTggcttttttttatcttctgcATTTTTATGGCCTTTCAAACCCATTCCTACATTGGCACATTAATGATGATTTGATTAAGAACCTCAGCTTTGATGATTATCTAAGCAAGTGGCCACTGATACAGGGTGCAGGTTCTTGTTGAATGGATTTGGGTGAGAATGTCAGGGTATGTTATGAGATTGGGTATTGGATTTTTTAAGCTATGTTCAGGCTTAAGAATTAGTATGGAGCTCAACCTAGGCATATTTAGTCAAATGTATGAGGTTCCTACTGTCCTTCTCTTTGGTGGATGGCTGATCCCCAGGAGCAGCTTAGCCTTGGAAGCAAGGCATTTCAAACCTTATAGGAGACCATTTGGTATGAACTTTTGTTGTTTCGAGAAATGTCTTTAGAATCGGCACAGAAATGTAGTAAATTGAAATATTATTCTGGGCATTGATGTGAAATTTGGAAGGGTATTCTTATTCATTGGAGTATAATGAATCTGCTGCAAATTCACATGGATGATTATGTTGATAACATGTATAAGCTGCGAGAGTCTCAACAACCAATAGCCAGAATCAGAAGTAAGGAAAcacagagagaaagaagaaaggaagatgaGAGGATATATTAAACTTAGCCAATGATGGACTCGGGATCGAGATCTATCGTTGGACAGGGCAGTATTTATTATAATAACTCAATTCCAATCAGAGTAGAAACAGGAAACTAACACCATAACGTAATCTACCAAAAAGACTAACCAACAAGTACTTATCAtgatagggacactccccctatAATGGTTTCAATAGGGAACAAATAACACCCCTATAGACCAGACCAGAATTATAACTAAACATTTTTGTTCTCAGAACAGATACTTAACATCTTCAGAACAGATCCGAAATCATGGTTGCTACCATTCAGGTACTATGAGAATCCATTTAGATTAAACCTCAGAAGAAGGAACTTAAAAAGGTTCCATGGTTTAAAGAGACTGACATTATGGTATATGTTATTTTCTATATGAACTCTATTCCTTTGTTTTGGACCTAGCATACATTATTCTTTACACTGGAACAGCTTCCTTGGTCTTCATGTTCTGTTCAGTGAGAAAGCCAACATATAGTTTGGTATGGCCTGTGTCTTGCTCTGAGAGCCTGGCATCTCTGCCACCTTCTGACATGTTCTTCACAAAATTCACTAAATTCCTCCAATTGTCTCCTTCAAACAACCACTTGTTCATCCTTAGATATGTGAATGCACTCAAACCATTGCCTGAATCTGACTGACTCGTTCCCAAGACCTGTGCAAAAGCTCTATCATCATACCTCTCCAATGCATTTTCACCGGCAAGCTCAGTACACATGGTCTTAGTTGCCATCTTCACTTGGCGGACTAGTCCTTCAGGGGAGCAGTTTGCATTTGCCGGTTGTTCTCCATCTCGCATCTCCATGCACGTGAAGTTCAGTACTACACCTCGTTTCACCATCATTTGTGCTATTGGAAGGTAGCCATCTCTGTGCCTGGTGTTGTAGTACCCGGCTGTTAATTCAGCTGCGTGGGACCTAGACCCATAATGCCAATGGATCCCGGCAACCTTTCCAGATAGCTTAGCTCCAGTTCCTTGAAATATCCCTTCAGCAGAAGCTAGAAGCTTATCACCGTGTTCTAGTAACTTTCCAGAGTACCATTCTAAGAAGAACTGGCCGTACTCCGTGTTCCATGTTCCTTCTCTTCTGAAGAATCCTGTGTCCTCTGGGAACTGGTTGTAGTGGCCTGCATCATGGGGTCCACCTTTACCCCAATCTCCCTTTCCAATTGCTTCAGCAGATGCTTCCAGGGAAGCTCTCATGTACTGTTCCAGAGTGCAAAAACTTGCTTAGAAAGGATATACAAAATCAAGACACTTTGAATTCATTGATCTATCTAATTGAATAGTCCATATGGGTGATCTGTGGGCTATCAGCAGCCTCAGATACTTCATGACTCAATATTATCTATGGAGTGTGGACCATATGTGTGGCCCTTCCTACCATCAACTTGCCAAAAGTATACTATTCAGTTGCTTCACCATAAAGAATGGTTTGTTTGAAAGGTTTACCTTGTCATAGCACTGGAATTCACCAATTCCAGGGAATCTCCAAGTCCCATTGCTTTCTGGATAAGATGGATACCTCAGCTCCCCACAAGGGCCCATTCCAACTTGAACCTCCTGCAATTGCAACAAATTTGAATATACTTTGTCAGGCAAAGTATCTTTCATACTCCTTCATATGTGGAAATGAAAAGGAAAGCAACTTTAAATGTTTATGGCCCACTTGGTGCTCTCTCCATGTGTGTGTCTGTCTTTTTGGGGGAGGGCGATGGGGTgagtttaaaattttattttaaatttgaaaggaAATTGTTGGTTTATGGTTGTTATTATCTGTCACTTAGTATATAGTTTGATAAATGActgcaatttttatttctttttttctttggacaGGTAATGATATTAAACATAAGATTATGTGTTAACTTTGACTGACTCGCGTTTTAAAAACAATTAATCATAGTTTATTCCTTAATTGGCTAATTTTTTTGGAAACATCTTGTGatattatataatatttttGTCCAACTTCTATTTCTAACCGACTTCTGGTGGGGTTAAAAGAATCACTAAACCATTTATTAGTTTGTCATTAATACCTCATTAAAAGAAATGCCACTTCATGTCTTAGTCATCAAATTTTGGCCTTTCTTCATGGTTTTGGTGCTTATCCATATACTGGCAAGTGATTACAATTAAGAAAAGGAAACTTCATAGATATAGGCTGCTTACCACAATAACTCCTCCAAGATAATCTTTGAACATGTCTCTGAAGCTCCTCATGAAATCAGAGTAGACTTGGATGGGTGTTCTTCCATTGAGCACAGGCAATGAATCACACCCCAGGGAAATATACTCCGGATTCCTCCGGCCAGATCTATCTGTGTAGACTATATCAGGGTTCTTGCTGACTTCTTCAAGCACCCATGGAGGTAGGGGTATGCTGAAAGATCAATAATTGATTACTAGAAACAAAAACTAATCCAAAATCAACAAGATTCCATGGAGAAAAATCCAATAATAGCTCTTGTTTGAGTTTTAAAAGAAGTTTCTAAAATGGTttgaataataatattacaaAGTTACTAATAAAAGTAGCCAAGTCATGAACACACAAGAATAGCAGAAGCTACAAAACAGAAATTATTAGAAAATATTTATACACTTGAATAAATTGTATGTTATGGGCCATTCTGCATACCTGCAAGAGTCTCCAACATTTCCTCCACACTGATGGAAGGACATAACAACTTGAAGCTTTAAGCCATGCCTTTGCACCATCTGGACAAGCTCAAGATAACCAGCCCAATTATAGTTGAGAGGGCCATCTTTCTCCACCAACCCCCACCATGCATCCACCATCACACCTTCCACTCCAGCACTCTTCAAGGCCATCAAACTGGCATTCAATGCTCTTGGCCTATTCAAATTGCCACCGAAAGATACTGTATCAAGAGGCAACATCACAAACACAGGTACTTTTCTGCAACCGGCCTTGTGACCCCCGGAGAGCCCATGAAGCCATTCCCTCTTATCACCATCCTTCTCTTCATAAAATGAAGTTTTCTCTAGTGGTAGAGTAGCTTCGAGACTAGAACACTTTGCCCGGAGACGGCATACCGGCTTGAATGGAACATAAGAGAGACAGCCATGGAATTCGTCGAGTGTTTTGAGGCCTTTGGTGTCCTTTGGATTGATAAAGGTAGGAGAAGAACGAAGTGTTAAGgccatttttttgttgttgtaactAGGAATGAAAATAAGAATGAAGAAGTGTGACAAATGTATGAAGGAACTTTGGGTGTTTATTTATAGAGGGAAGGGATGAGGCTTGCGAGGAGATACCATTGGTGGTGGCCTGGTGGGCTCAGCCTAAAtggaaaaaacccaaaaatttaaAACTGGTCCACGTACCTTGACGTGGACTAAAGCAGTCATCCAAGAACTTTCCAAATTCTGCAATTCACATTTCTATCGCGGttctttccctcttttattATTCACTATTGCTCTGCATGGAACTCGTACTAGAGTTATACTTCAATTGTGACAAatcagatctctctctctctctctctctctctcctgtttgGGTGGCTCATGTGTCGCATCAACTGAACCACTTATCATTGTCCGACATGTGGAGGTGAAGTCAGGCAACTGGCAATTTCTCATAAGGAGATTTTTTACCTGACACAGTACTCAACCTTGTATTGATTGGTAGTCCCTCCTGTGCAGGTCTCCAGTCAGTGTTTCTTGTAATTGTTGGTACATGATTTTGTTAGAGCAAACATcaaaaaatacgaaaataaatagatcATAGATTAGCACAACACAGATTTAATGATGTTTACACatcgatgtggtgtgctatgtcctcgggcgaagaagaagatattttatTACGCAAAACaaagattacacccaagcaatgGCTAGAAAACtcacctaaaaccctagctcaaaaaatcccccaaaatacaataactttctcaacaagacaacagtgcATTATATATTTCAAGAACTGGGCTACGGGTTGGGCtgagatctcagaaaacttcccattctgatcgccaccaaaatatgtcgagcgggccaatcttcaaaacaagtaaagaattcgagacaaacttaacagatttAGGCCTAAACATGGAAGTTGGGAAATCATGTCCTTTTGGTACTAACTTTTTGTAACCTTAGCTTGTTTCAATGAAACCCAACTTAATGAGAGAAAATTTAATTCTTCCTCTGACCCAAATTTAAGAGAGCTTTAATTCTTCCTCTGACCCAAATTTAAGAGAGCTGTAATGGCATGCAATAGTAATGGTGGTAGCTAGCTTTTCATGTGTTGCGTTCTTCCTCTGTTGGTCCAAAGTTTAAGTGCTTAACAACTTATCATTACACTAAAACCAATTGGTGTTGGTGACGATGCTACTTTACGAGACACTGCCTTGTAATTGCTAACATGTTTATCAGCAAATATCCTAGCTGATGGCTTTCTGATAAGTATGATTCAAAATGAGATATTATGTAAGTGAATAAAGATTCTAACTTGATTTTCCAGCTGTG
This window encodes:
- the LOC122081083 gene encoding beta-amylase 3, chloroplastic-like is translated as MALTLRSSPTFINPKDTKGLKTLDEFHGCLSYVPFKPVCRLRAKCSSLEATLPLEKTSFYEEKDGDKREWLHGLSGGHKAGCRKVPVFVMLPLDTVSFGGNLNRPRALNASLMALKSAGVEGVMVDAWWGLVEKDGPLNYNWAGYLELVQMVQRHGLKLQVVMSFHQCGGNVGDSCSIPLPPWVLEEVSKNPDIVYTDRSGRRNPEYISLGCDSLPVLNGRTPIQVYSDFMRSFRDMFKDYLGGVIVEVQVGMGPCGELRYPSYPESNGTWRFPGIGEFQCYDKYMRASLEASAEAIGKGDWGKGGPHDAGHYNQFPEDTGFFRREGTWNTEYGQFFLEWYSGKLLEHGDKLLASAEGIFQGTGAKLSGKVAGIHWHYGSRSHAAELTAGYYNTRHRDGYLPIAQMMVKRGVVLNFTCMEMRDGEQPANANCSPEGLVRQVKMATKTMCTELAGENALERYDDRAFAQVLGTSQSDSGNGLSAFTYLRMNKWLFEGDNWRNLVNFVKNMSEGGRDARLSEQDTGHTKLYVGFLTEQNMKTKEAVPV